Genomic window (Oryza sativa Japonica Group chromosome 3, ASM3414082v1):
AGGGTCGTGCCCTTCAAAAATGAATCCGATACATCTAAGGGCAGCACAACTGGTACTGTAAGCTTGTACTCCAAAATAAACTGTCCCCCATCACCGCCGGAGGCCATGGCTATCTAAAACGCCCTAGTTCGTCTTCGACTTGGGAGCCTTCTTCTTGGCCTGCCTCTTGGGAATGGAGTTCTTCATGCCCAGGAAGAAAAGAAGCGCCCCAAAGAGAGCCAAATTCTACAACGAGTCATATTATTTCATCACATTGGCAGGGTAAGGTAAATTTGGCAGATCTCCGAACAGAGAAAATTGTGTATATACCTGTGTGAACTTCATGAAGAGCTGCACAAATTCGGACTTCTCCATGTCGTAGTTGTAGAAGTCGTAGACAACAGGTGTGATAAAAGCGAGGTAAATCAGCTgcagaggggaaaaaaaagtagtCCATTAGACCATGCCCAAACGAAGTTGCAGAGGAAAAAACAATTCAAGCTGGTCCAAATTCACAATGAACAGAATTGGAGTAGAGCACAAATCACCATAGCCCTGTGGTTGGCTGGAAATGGTGGTTAGTTAGATAAGCAGGGTAAAAAGATAAACCAACTTCTACTGATCTATAGGATCCATAGGAGTGAAAGCAGAAAATTAAGAAGTAACTATCTTCTAGCTTTGACAATATGCACCTAGCACAAACAGATTTGTGGAAAAAAACAAGGAACCACAGAAAGAGCTCCATCAATCCATCATTCAGACTGATGAAACAAGGAAATGGGCACATCTATGGAAGGTGAGTATATAAATACAGTAGCGCACATTCTGTAAATGAATTCTAGACTTTATTGGTCAATTATGTGGAGTTTACGCCTTTACGATGAACACCATAGTTACAGGGTTTAGGAACTACGAACAAGAGCATCAGCAGATTACAGAGGCAAACACTATGCACTAAAAATTTTTATCAGGCTTGAAGTTGGGAGGAAACAACATGCAAGCCCCAAATGTTCACTTGCACAGAGCTTACATCAGATAagtgagcaaaaaaaaaatgatgaccCTGAAGTGAAAATTCCAGTCCCAAATAAATTGCTCACATTTAAATGACTGATAATCAAACAATCCAGCATGCGGATTGTGGAACAGCTAAGTTTTCAGCCAAAGCACTAAAAGTTTCAAATCACATATTCATCAGATAATTGTCAAGATTCCCATCAAGAATACTTTCAAGTAAAGCCCCTAATCTTCTGTGAAGTGTTAAAAGAACATTGGCACCGAGGAGAATGTGAAGATTAAATATAAAGAAAAATGTAATATAGCATAACAAGTACTGAGTACATACCAGGAGATAAGCACCAAACGAACTGCTCAGGATAAAAAGGAGACCTCCCAGACCCTTCAGACCAATGGTAGCAGCAACAATGTGCTTCAACTGGATAAACAGAACAAGTTAGTGATTAGAGCATCACAGCTACATAAAGTATATAATGGCTAAAGCAGCAAATCTTCACCTCAACATGAGGCACTGCTACTCCCAAATGTgcagaaatatttttggtgaaGACGTTATACTTAGGCCGAAGGGCCTTTGCAGCCGGTCCACCATCAGCTCCAAATTCACTAAACCTGCATCCAGAACCAATTATAACTTAACAAATGAACGCACGTTCAGAACGATCAGATGTTTAGTACTTAGTACCGCACAATCAAAAGGATGGAATATTATCAAGTACTTACCATCCATCTAGTCAGGTAAATTATGAACATTTGATGAGAAATTGAAACATTAACATTAACAGATTTGCTGTTAAAATGTATATTGGACTGCCAAACTCATCACTACCGTTTCAGTCATTTGTCCCTTTCATCCCAAGATCAAAGAACCAAGTCAATCAAGAGATGCATGCACACTTATTAAACCACATCACGCGTCATTGTGTGAAACGGCAAAAAATTGTGGAACCACACTAATTGCCAATTCAGGATAAATATTACAAATAAGCTTTAATTTACTGTATGGTTTGATAGATTATTTCACACTGTTTTGGTGGGAGCATCTTAATGGGACTGAAGCTTCGGGTACGTTACGAGTTAAAACAGTGGTTTCCCgttattcattaaaaaaaaaggatattgTTGTTACATAAGACGAGATATCAGTGTCACATCCGAAGATTCCATGTACATACGGATGTCCATGTACTGTTATATCCGTTGAGTGCGCCACAAGATTGGAGGAAAGCTATAAAATTCCAAAACCAACACCTCATCTTTCCACAACTCTGGGAGCAAATTTGATAGGTACGGAAGAGCAGGTACATCTGGAGTATTTTTTTCCCCAGGATTTCCCTGAACTAACTacgcaatatatatatatatatatatatatatatatatatatatatatatatatatatatatatatatatatatatatatatatatatatatatatatatatatatatatatatatatatatatatatatatatatatatatatatatatatatatatatatatatatatatatatatatatatatatatatatatatatatatatatatatataactggctgattttttttaaaaaaaaaggtattccAGATTTCGTGTCTTAGATCTTAGTAGCAGAGTAAATTAGGTGCAAAAATTAAGTGATTATCAACGCTAATTCCAGCAGCAGTCACATCATTTCGTATCAAAGTGGAACTGCATTTCACTGTATAATATAACTCACTCAATGGGGCGCCATTTCATTTCAAACCGAAAGCTTCCAGAAAATCCAGTGGAGTGGCACAAATCAAGGAGGCATCAAAACATGCTCAAGCCCAGCAGCAAATATGTAAAACTCAAACCTAATGCTCACCAGATCAAACAAAATGAGACGAAACAGCGGTCACTCCAGGAATCTCTAGCTTATTTCTCTGCAAATCGCCATCCCAATGCCACAATTCAGCAGCCCAAAGTTGGATCAAAACATGCAGAAACCAAAACTGGCCCCGTTTCCATTATAGAAACCGAATCGGCCCCCACCAGATCCAGGCATCAGTGCATCACACAAACCAACCAGCCACTAAGCCCACCGCGAGATCTAAGcacctgagagagagagagagttcgaCGTTCCAAACCCCCACAAGTCCCCTCAGATTCCGCGGCCACCACACCAGATCTACCGAAACCGACCCCAAACCGAACCCAGCGATCCACACACGACGACAATGAGAGCCATAACCGCAGGGGAGAGTGGAgctgagaagagagagagagatggaaggCGACGCAATAACAAGTAAACAAACGTACTCCTGGtaggcggagaggaggaagacggaggCGAAGAGGACCCTCCCGGCGAAGGAGACGAACCCCATCTCGcgctgcggcgacggcgacggcgacggcgaggggagagagatgcggtggtggtggtggtggcgatgggGTAGCCGCGGCGACCTCCGTGCAGTGCAGCTATGGGGATGGAGA
Coding sequences:
- the LOC4331628 gene encoding uncharacterized protein, whose amino-acid sequence is MGFVSFAGRVLFASVFLLSAYQEFSEFGADGGPAAKALRPKYNVFTKNISAHLGVAVPHVELKHIVAATIGLKGLGGLLFILSSSFGAYLLLIYLAFITPVVYDFYNYDMEKSEFVQLFMKFTQNLALFGALLFFLGMKNSIPKRQAKKKAPKSKTN